The Pungitius pungitius chromosome 8, fPunPun2.1, whole genome shotgun sequence genome has a window encoding:
- the si:dkeyp-67f1.2 gene encoding protein FAM3C: MSTVLNNVGPGLNIVLVNGRNGKVEKYGYLNMDAGNEEYILAYLKDIKPGTIALVASFDDVTAKMTDEMREVFVGMGSTLIKSLKPRDGWVFAGRAGAQNKSLLENQAVSDNNTNVYGRWPETVEIGGCILRTATENEKEDI, translated from the exons ATGAGTACCGTATTGAATAATGTGGGACCAGGACTGAACATTGTGCTGGTAAACG GCAGAAATGGAAAAGTGGAAAAATATGGCTACCTCAATATGGATGCTGGCA aCGAAGAATACATCCTGGCATACCTGAAGGACATAAAACCTGGAACGATTGCCTTGGTGGCCTCTTTTGATGATGTGACAGCAAA AATGACAGACGAGATGAGGGAGGTGTTTGTTGGGATGGGAAGCACTTTGATCAAGTCTTTAAAACCCAGAGATGGCTGGGTGTTTGCTGGGAGAGCCGGCGCGCAAAACAAAAGCCTCCTTGAGAAC CAAGCTGTCAGCGACAATAACACCAACGTTTACGGCAGATGGCCGGAGACGGTGGAGATAGGCGGCTGCATCCTGAGGACCGCGACTGAGAATGAAAAGGAGGACATTTAG